The DNA region CTGTTACTTCCAGGAAGCTATCAGCAATGGTTGTAGGTTGTTGTTTTAATTGTTCAGCTATTACCTGTGGTAAGATATTTAAAATCAGTTTTTCTGATTGTTTTTGGGCTATTTCTAATTCTTGTCTCGACCTAAATTCTTGTTTCTTCAACTGTTCATATAAATAAACAGAAAAAACACAAATTAGTGCAGTCCAAAAGAAATAAATTCCATTTTCTACATAAAAATATAATGGATGTCTAAATTGAGGACGATAGATTAAGTACAATCCTAAATAAGAGACAATCGTACCAATTTGTGAGATGAGATGAGTTCGCCATAATACAGGAATAAGAGTGGCTTGAGTGATAAACATCAAATTCCAAATATTAGTAAAAGGCTCTACAAAATCAAACAGAATGGCCGTATAAATTTGGACAACACAAGTTACAGCCCAAGATAAACTTAAAAAAATTAAATGTGGGTAACGATGTCCTAGTTTAGTCTGGCATAATAACCAACAAATCAAAATGAAAAATTCAATTACTAAACCAATTTTCAAGGCATATAATTTTCCATGAGGTTGTTGATTCACCCAGACAAAAAAAGCAGTCAGTGTTAAACCAACAATGAGCATGATTTTTGTTTGCAATTCTAAACGCTTGAGTATAAAGCGCCGCCGCTGTTCTTTGTAGGATTCAACCTGGCTTACATCTATTTGCAAGTCCAATATTTCCGGAGTAAACAGCGCCTCTATTCGGGTTGTACCAAAATCTCTTTTGGGAATCATGCACTTTTTAGGTTATGAGTAGTTAAATGTGAACAGTTGGGAGAAAACCTAACATGGGTCGCAACCCTACTTTAACTTTTGATCGTGGTACGTTAATTTTACACCCACCACCACGCAGCAAAGCTTGGATAGACTTTGCCACATGGGATGATAGAATCGAAAAATTCCGCATTCCCGCCATTAGATACCGTTCTTTAGTCGAAGCACTGCAAGCAGAAGAGACAAACTTTACTGATGAGGCTAAGAAATTTTATCCTCTAGAGTTGGTTCCCAGTTTGGAAATGACTCCCTATCCCCACCAAAATGAGGCTTTAGCGGCTTGGAAATTGGCGGGAAGGCAGGGGGTTGTGGTGCTGCCCACAGCGGCGGGTAAGACTTATTTGGCTCAAATGGCCATGCAAGCGACACCGCGCACGACATTGATTGTTGTCCCCACTTTGGATTTGATGCACCAGTGGTATGCACACCTGACAGCGGCTTTTCCTGATGCGGAATTAGGTTTGCTGGGGGGTGGTTCACGGGATCAAACACCGATTTTGGTAGCAACTTATGATAGTGCGGCTATTCATGCGGAAAGTTTGGGTAATAAATATGCTTTGATTATTTTTGATGAATGTCATCATTTACCGACTGATTTTAATCGGGTAATTGCTGAATATGCGATCGCACCCTATCGACTGGGACTTTCTGCTACACCAGAACGCACAGATGGTAAACACGCTGATTTAAACATTCTCATTGGTAGAGAAGTTTATCGCCAACGTGCTGAAGATTTGGCGGGTAAGGCTTTGGCAGAACATCAAGTTGTGCAGATAAAAGTGAAGTTATCCCAACTTGAACGAGAAAGATATAACCAGCTAATTCAAACCCGCAATGATTTTTTAAAGCAATCTCGCATTTCTTTGGGAAGTTTACAAGGTTGGCAAACTTTTGTACAAATGAGTGCGCGATCGCAGGTAGGACGCAGGGCAATGTTAGCACATCGGCAAGCAAAAGAAATCGCTCTGGGGACTGATGGTAAGTTAAGAATTCTGATTGATTTATTAGCTGAACATTACCCCGCAAGGATGTTGATTTTTACGGCTGATAATGCTACTGTTTACCGCATTTCTCAAGATTTGTTAATTCCCGCTATCACTCATCAAACTCCGGTGAAGGAAAGGCATGAAATTTTATCTAAGTTTAAGGAGGGGCAATATAATACTTTGGTTGCTTCTCATGTCTTAAATGAGGGGGTTGATGTTCCTGCAGCTTCAATAGCAATTATTCTTTCTGGTACTGGTTCTGCTAGGGAATATGTTCAGCGTCTGGGTAGAGTTTTACGTAAGGGAAATCTGGAAAATAAACAGGCGATTTTATATGAAGTCGTGGCTGAGGATACTAGTGAGGAGGGAACTTCTGCTAGGAGAAGAGGAGAGAATAAAAGCATGGGAGCAGAGGAGCAGGGGAGTAGGGGAGCAGGGGAGCAAGGGAGCAGAGGGGAGCAGGGGAGCAGAGGGGAGAAGAAAGGAAGAAAGGGAAATTTAAAGGTTGTTTATGGGGGTGGTCAGGAAAGAAGTGCTAAGGCTGCTGAACAGTTAGAAATTAATTATTCAACACAGAAGAAGGATGTTACCAACGGAGTTATTGATTCATCGTCAAAACGGGGAGGAGATTATCCCGAAGAGACTGAAACTTGATCAGCAACATTTGGATTTGGCAAGTGATTTGATTGGTTTTTTTAAAGACGCGGTGGGGAAATCTCAAGGGGTTCTTGAACGTCAATTGGCAGATTTTGAAGGCGATACTACTGATTATCGCATGAAGCGCGGTTTGGCTTATGTTCTTAAAAGTAGTTTCTGCACTTTTGAGGTTGTTAGTCCACTGGAACCGACTATGTTACGGGAACGGGTGTTTTCTTTGGCTGCAAAATCTGTTTCTAGTCGGGAAGCAACTGATGTGGTTTTGACTAAAATCGCTGATGATTTGAGTCAGGAATTACAACAGGAGGTTTTACCAATTCAGGTGCGTGATGGTCTTTATGCTGATTTATCTGAAAATAAAATTTTAACTGCTTTTGATGCTCCTAAGTCTGAAGATTTATTACATCGTTATAATTTATCTCAGGTGCAAGGTGTGTTTTATAAAGCCAGTCAGTTGGTGTTAAATGCTCACCGCAATGTACCGGGAGAATATAAGTTGTTATTTCGTTATCTGAAGTTGTTTCAATTAATGGCTTATATTGAAGGTGATGCTGACCACGGTTTTACTATTAGTATTGATGGTCCAACAAGTTTATTTAGTCCTAGTACCCGTTATGGTTTGGCGATCGCTAAATTAATTCCCGCTTTACTCCATGTAACAAAATGGAGTTTAGCCGCCACTTTACAAACACGAGATTTTTATACAAATGAATGGAAAACTGGCAGGTTTACTCTCAATTCTGAATGTGGTTTAGTTTCTCACTATCCTAAAGGTAAGCCCTATGATAGTATGTTAGAACAGTCTTTTGCTGATAAATGGGATGCTTTAAAAAGCGGGTGGATATTAGAGCGAGAAGTTGATTTACTTCCGATTCCCGGTAGTGTCATGATTCCCGATTTTCGCCTCGTTCATCCTGATGGCAGAACTTTTTTATTAGAAATCGTTGGTTATTGGCGACCGGAATATTTACAAAAGAAGTTTTCTCAGGTACGTCGTGCCAATTGTGATAATTTAATTTTAGCAATTTCTGAAAGATTGAATTTAGAAAAGGCAGGTGTTAAATTAAATGATGTCCCAGCAAGAATTGTTTGGTTTAAAGAAAAGTTATTACCAAAAGCAGTTTTAGCTGTAATGGAATAATTTTGGTAATTGGTAATTGGTAATTATCTTGTTCCTGACTCTTGACTCCTATTTTTAACATGAATCCAACTGTTACCCGTCCCGCTTGGACAACTGACTTAGAACTAGAAATCTTTGAGAAAATAATTAATCAACACGCACCCCATCTACCAAAAAAACGTTTACATGAAACCAAACCCCCGGAAACAACAGAAGAAATTGAAAACTTCTATCGTTTTCGTGTTGCAGGTGCGGCTCATGATTTGTTTATTGTTCAAGTTTGTGCTAATATAATTGGTCAAATTCCTGACCCAGAACTTCAGTTATTTTTAAGTCAGCAAATTGGTGATGATGGCGCACACGCAGAAAATACCCGTCGTAGGGCGCAAGTCATATCAGGACGTGATCCCATTGAAGATATACAACGACAAGTACAAAAACATTGGGATTATATGGGAGATTTACCCATTCGTAATTGGCAAGGTTTTTTGGCTTTTGAGTTACATTATGAAATGCACATTGTGGCATCTTTATTAGTTAATAGTCGTACCAGTAAAATTAGTGACCCTGAATCAGCTAAATTTTCCGCTACTCGAATTCAACCAGAAGAAGCTTTTCACCGTGTCGGCGTTGTAAAATGGTGGCAACGCAAGTATGACCAAGCTTCCCCAGCAGAAAAAGCAGATTTAGTTGCACAAATATTAGAACTTGATGAAGAAGGACAAAACAGAAGAAATCCTTACCTCAAGGAACATTGGCAACTTACGCATACAGCTATTGGTACGGATATTGATGATTTACCAAAAATTTACGATGCTTGGCGGCAGGAAGTGCTGGCTTACTTTTTAGATACTCCTGTTTCTCGACTTCCTCAACTTGTGAGTGTTAATGATTGAGAATAGGTGACAGGTGACAGGTGACAGGTGACAGGGAAGAGAGAGTAGGGGGGAAAATCCGTAAGTACGAATTACGAAATAATAGGAATAGGTGGGCAATGCCTACCATACAATATTTTTTTATTTATGAAATATTTTAATTTTTTCTTAAGAATTTAATCAAAAAAATATTACATTTTTTTATACTTTTCAGGGTTTTTATAAAGGAAAATTTAATTATTTAAATAACTTAACTAAAGACCAGCATTATTATTAACTTATGTAGTTGGAAATACAAATATATCTAAAGTCAGATTTATAATTATCGGATGTAAGAATATCTTTATTAAAAACAGCAAAACAATGAAAGCTAAATTTCCTGCTACCTTAACAATTATAGCTGCTTTTTTGAGCTTAAATAGCGCCGTGTATGCACAATCAATGGCACAGCCTCAACCTGGAAGTTTTACTTTAAAGGGTGATTCTTTAGTTAATATTAATGATCGCAACGCCAAAAATGATTTTCGCAAGTTTTTTGAGCAAATCTCCCAGAATCAAGCTCAAGAAAACACAATTTCTGAAGAATTACCTCTGAGTGAGTCAATAACAATTCCTTATACTCCTATATTTTTACAACCCGCATATCAAAATCTGAATGAAAATGACGGGTTACAGTTGCAGCTAGATTTGAGTGATGGTAATTGATACTTCCCCAC from Anabaena sphaerica FACHB-251 includes:
- a CDS encoding DUF790 family protein; amino-acid sequence: MLPTELLIHRQNGEEIIPKRLKLDQQHLDLASDLIGFFKDAVGKSQGVLERQLADFEGDTTDYRMKRGLAYVLKSSFCTFEVVSPLEPTMLRERVFSLAAKSVSSREATDVVLTKIADDLSQELQQEVLPIQVRDGLYADLSENKILTAFDAPKSEDLLHRYNLSQVQGVFYKASQLVLNAHRNVPGEYKLLFRYLKLFQLMAYIEGDADHGFTISIDGPTSLFSPSTRYGLAIAKLIPALLHVTKWSLAATLQTRDFYTNEWKTGRFTLNSECGLVSHYPKGKPYDSMLEQSFADKWDALKSGWILEREVDLLPIPGSVMIPDFRLVHPDGRTFLLEIVGYWRPEYLQKKFSQVRRANCDNLILAISERLNLEKAGVKLNDVPARIVWFKEKLLPKAVLAVME
- a CDS encoding DEAD/DEAH box helicase; the protein is MGRNPTLTFDRGTLILHPPPRSKAWIDFATWDDRIEKFRIPAIRYRSLVEALQAEETNFTDEAKKFYPLELVPSLEMTPYPHQNEALAAWKLAGRQGVVVLPTAAGKTYLAQMAMQATPRTTLIVVPTLDLMHQWYAHLTAAFPDAELGLLGGGSRDQTPILVATYDSAAIHAESLGNKYALIIFDECHHLPTDFNRVIAEYAIAPYRLGLSATPERTDGKHADLNILIGREVYRQRAEDLAGKALAEHQVVQIKVKLSQLERERYNQLIQTRNDFLKQSRISLGSLQGWQTFVQMSARSQVGRRAMLAHRQAKEIALGTDGKLRILIDLLAEHYPARMLIFTADNATVYRISQDLLIPAITHQTPVKERHEILSKFKEGQYNTLVASHVLNEGVDVPAASIAIILSGTGSAREYVQRLGRVLRKGNLENKQAILYEVVAEDTSEEGTSARRRGENKSMGAEEQGSRGAGEQGSRGEQGSRGEKKGRKGNLKVVYGGGQERSAKAAEQLEINYSTQKKDVTNGVIDSSSKRGGDYPEETET
- a CDS encoding adenylate/guanylate cyclase domain-containing protein; protein product: MIPKRDFGTTRIEALFTPEILDLQIDVSQVESYKEQRRRFILKRLELQTKIMLIVGLTLTAFFVWVNQQPHGKLYALKIGLVIEFFILICWLLCQTKLGHRYPHLIFLSLSWAVTCVVQIYTAILFDFVEPFTNIWNLMFITQATLIPVLWRTHLISQIGTIVSYLGLYLIYRPQFRHPLYFYVENGIYFFWTALICVFSVYLYEQLKKQEFRSRQELEIAQKQSEKLILNILPQVIAEQLKQQPTTIADSFLEVTVLFADIVGFTELSSHTSPPQLVELLNEIFCLFDELAELHGIEKIKTIGDAYMAVAGLPNHRSDHAIAIANMALDMQQAVARFNQEQNQSFRIRIGISTGPVVAGVIGLKKFAYDLWGDTVNTASRMESHGIPGCIQVCEASYHLLKENYLLQERGLIEVKGKGEMNTYLLLRAKFNNQ